A window of the Pseudomonas fluorescens genome harbors these coding sequences:
- a CDS encoding DMT family transporter, which yields MQYAFPLLAIFIWAGNTVINKLAVGTIFPAEIGFYRWLLAGLLFTPFMLKKVIAHWPQIRPNLGKIFILGVLGMAVYQSLAYFAATMTSATNMGIILSLMPLMSLAMAIISLGQRLTAGALVGAVLSFAGVLVVVSSGSLGALLQHGVNLGDAMMLIATLAYAIYSTLLKKWQLRLPPLVLLYLQVLVAVVVLFPLYAMSPKTGLTLQNIPLVLYACLLASMLAPLAWMQAVQRLGPSRTTLFFNLLPLITALIAAVVLKEQLAMYHLVGGLLTLGGVILSERWTTVLGRRVSVA from the coding sequence ATGCAATACGCGTTTCCCCTGCTGGCGATTTTCATCTGGGCCGGCAACACCGTAATCAACAAGCTGGCCGTTGGCACGATCTTTCCCGCCGAGATCGGCTTCTACCGCTGGCTGCTCGCCGGTCTGCTGTTCACGCCGTTCATGCTCAAGAAGGTGATCGCACACTGGCCGCAGATCCGCCCGAACCTGGGCAAGATTTTCATCCTCGGCGTGCTGGGCATGGCGGTCTATCAGAGCCTGGCCTACTTCGCGGCGACCATGACCAGCGCCACCAACATGGGCATCATCCTGTCGCTGATGCCGTTGATGTCGCTGGCCATGGCAATCATCAGCCTCGGCCAGCGCCTGACCGCCGGTGCGCTGGTCGGTGCGGTGCTGTCTTTCGCCGGTGTGCTGGTGGTGGTGTCGTCCGGCAGCCTCGGCGCACTGCTGCAACACGGCGTGAACCTGGGCGACGCGATGATGCTGATCGCCACCCTCGCCTACGCCATCTACAGCACCCTGCTGAAAAAATGGCAGCTGCGCCTGCCGCCGCTCGTGTTGCTGTATTTGCAGGTGCTGGTGGCGGTGGTGGTGCTGTTTCCGTTGTACGCCATGTCGCCGAAAACCGGCCTGACCCTGCAGAACATTCCGCTGGTGCTGTACGCGTGCCTGCTGGCCTCGATGCTTGCGCCGCTGGCCTGGATGCAGGCTGTGCAGCGCCTGGGTCCGAGCCGGACCACGCTGTTCTTCAACCTGCTGCCGTTGATCACCGCGCTGATTGCTGCGGTGGTATTGAAGGAACAACTGGCGATGTATCACCTGGTCGGCGGCTTGCTGACGCTGGGCGGAGTGATTCTTTCCGAGCGCTGGACCACCGTGCTCGGCCGCCGAGTCAGCGTTGCCTGA
- a CDS encoding DMT family transporter: MAWLFLLIAAGFEVTFAMGMKYAEGFTRLWPSLITVVAAVGGVYFLTLAMRELPVSIAYPIWTAIGSLGTVFLGFALLGESLTLVKLLSVGLIVAGVVGLK, translated from the coding sequence GTGGCCTGGCTGTTTCTGCTGATCGCGGCCGGGTTCGAGGTCACCTTCGCCATGGGCATGAAGTACGCCGAAGGTTTCACCCGGCTCTGGCCGTCGCTGATCACCGTGGTTGCGGCGGTGGGTGGGGTGTACTTCCTGACCCTGGCGATGCGCGAGTTGCCGGTGAGCATCGCCTATCCGATCTGGACCGCCATCGGTTCACTCGGCACGGTTTTTCTCGGTTTCGCCCTGCTGGGCGAGAGCCTGACGCTGGTGAAGTTGCTGTCGGTGGGGCTGATTGTGGCGGGGGTGGTGGGGCTGAAGTAG
- a CDS encoding esterase/lipase family protein: MSQDSATRYPLVLVPGMLGFIRLVLYPYWYGIIKALRRGGATVIAVQVSPLNSTEVRGEQLLARIDEILRETGAAKVNLFGHSQGSLTARYAAAKRPDLVASVTSVAGPNHGSELADYLAKHYPADSAKGRILEALLRFVGWLMALLETGYHGPKLPVDIHASHHSLTTEGVALFNQRYPQGLPQTWGGHGPEEVNGVRYYSWSGTLQPGKTDRGGNLFDGTNRSCRLFAKTFVREPGQCDGMVGRYSSHLGTVIGDDYPMDHFDIVNQSLGLVGKGADPVRLFVEHAARLKAAGV, encoded by the coding sequence ATGTCGCAAGATTCGGCCACACGTTATCCACTGGTGCTGGTGCCGGGAATGCTCGGTTTCATCCGTCTGGTGCTGTACCCGTACTGGTATGGGATCATCAAAGCGTTGCGCCGGGGTGGTGCGACGGTGATTGCGGTGCAGGTGTCGCCGCTCAATTCCACCGAGGTGCGCGGCGAGCAGTTGCTGGCGCGCATCGATGAAATTCTGCGCGAGACCGGTGCGGCCAAGGTCAATCTGTTCGGCCATAGCCAGGGCTCGCTGACGGCGCGTTACGCGGCGGCCAAACGTCCGGATCTGGTGGCGTCGGTGACGTCGGTGGCCGGGCCCAATCATGGTTCTGAACTGGCTGACTATTTGGCGAAACACTATCCGGCGGACAGCGCCAAGGGACGCATCCTCGAGGCGCTGTTGCGGTTTGTCGGCTGGCTGATGGCGCTGCTGGAAACCGGCTACCACGGGCCGAAACTGCCGGTGGATATCCACGCCTCTCACCATTCCCTGACCACTGAAGGCGTGGCGCTGTTCAACCAGCGTTATCCCCAGGGCCTGCCGCAAACCTGGGGCGGGCATGGGCCGGAAGAGGTCAACGGTGTGCGTTATTACTCGTGGTCCGGCACGTTGCAGCCGGGCAAGACTGATCGCGGTGGCAACCTGTTTGACGGCACCAACCGCAGTTGCCGGTTGTTCGCCAAAACCTTCGTGCGCGAGCCGGGGCAGTGCGACGGCATGGTCGGACGCTACAGCTCGCACCTCGGTACGGTCATCGGCGATGACTACCCGATGGATCACTTCGACATCGTCAACCAGTCACTGGGACTGGTCGGCAAAGGGGCGGATCCGGTGCGGCTGTTCGTCGAGCATGCGGCGCGCCTCAAGGCTGCCGGGGTTTAA
- a CDS encoding FMN-dependent NADH-azoreductase, producing the protein MSKILAIHASPRGERSHSRRLAESFLSAWQVRHPQAQVTRREVGRALIPAVNEAFVAAAFYPEPEARPLTMQADLALSNQLVGELFDHDLLLISTPMYNFNVPSGLKAWVDQIVRLGLTFDHTLDNGIAQYTPLLHGKKALIVTSRGGFGFGPGGELEALNHADPWLRTALGFIGINDVTVVAAEGEESAERTFAVSVAEAEQRLLDLAREF; encoded by the coding sequence ATGAGCAAGATTCTTGCGATCCATGCCAGCCCACGCGGTGAACGTTCCCATTCGCGGCGTCTGGCGGAAAGTTTTCTCAGCGCCTGGCAAGTCCGTCATCCACAGGCTCAGGTTACCCGCCGTGAAGTCGGGCGGGCGTTGATTCCGGCGGTGAATGAAGCGTTTGTCGCGGCGGCGTTTTATCCGGAGCCCGAGGCTCGGCCGCTGACGATGCAGGCCGATCTGGCGCTGAGCAATCAACTGGTGGGCGAGTTGTTCGATCACGACCTGCTGCTGATTTCCACGCCGATGTACAACTTCAACGTGCCCAGCGGCCTCAAGGCCTGGGTCGATCAGATCGTGCGGTTGGGCCTGACGTTCGACCATACGCTGGACAACGGCATCGCCCAGTACACGCCGCTGTTGCACGGCAAAAAGGCGCTGATCGTTACCAGTCGCGGCGGTTTCGGTTTCGGCCCGGGCGGTGAGCTGGAAGCGCTGAATCACGCTGATCCATGGTTGCGCACGGCATTGGGTTTCATCGGCATCAACGACGTCACGGTGGTCGCCGCCGAGGGCGAGGAATCCGCCGAGCGCACCTTCGCGGTGTCAGTGGCCGAGGCCGAGCAGCGCCTGCTCGACCTGGCCCGGGAGTTCTAG
- a CDS encoding AsmA family protein, giving the protein MTRARKIFAWTFATLVLLLAVLVLIIVFFDWNRIKPPLNAKVSEELHRPFAINGNLSVVWRRELDEGGWRAWVPWPHVVAEDLTLGNPDWSKQPQMVTLKRVELRISPLALLAQRVTIPRIDLTEPNAQLQRLADGRANWTFTFDPKDPNAEPSNWVVDIGAIGFDKGHVTLDDQTLKTNLDLLIDPLGKPIPFSDIVGDKAAKTAQDKGGAPQDYAFGLKVAGQYHGQKLAGQGKIGGLLALQDASKPFPLQAQAKIGDTSVELAGTLTDPLNLGALDLRLKLAGASLGNLYPLTGVTLPDTPPYATDGHLIAKLHEPGGAQFRYEQFNGKIGSSDIHGDLAYVASQPRPKLSGALLSNQLLFADLAPLIGADSNAKQKARGGESKQPADKVLPVEEFKTERWRDMDADVEFTGKRIVHSEELPFTDLYTHLKLNDGELSLEPLRFGVAGGNLDAQIRLNGRTEPLEGRARLTARRFKLKQLFPTFEPMKTSFGELNGDADIAGRGNSVAKLLGGANGNLKMLINDGAISRELMELAGLNVGNYVVGKIFGDKEVKINCAAADFDIKTGLASTRLFVFDTENAIIYIDGTANMATEQLDLTVTPESKGWRLISLRSPLYVRGKFIKPDAGVKAVPLMLRGAGMVALGVIAAPAAGLLALVAPSGGEPNQCAPLLEQMKAGKAPATVKPTK; this is encoded by the coding sequence ATGACGCGCGCGCGTAAAATCTTCGCCTGGACCTTCGCCACCCTCGTGCTGCTTCTGGCGGTGCTGGTGCTGATCATCGTGTTCTTCGACTGGAACCGGATCAAACCGCCGCTCAACGCCAAAGTCTCGGAAGAACTGCATCGACCGTTTGCCATCAACGGCAATCTGTCGGTGGTCTGGCGGCGTGAACTCGACGAGGGCGGCTGGCGCGCCTGGGTGCCGTGGCCGCATGTGGTGGCCGAAGACCTGACGCTGGGCAATCCGGACTGGTCGAAGCAGCCGCAGATGGTCACCCTGAAAAGGGTCGAGCTGCGTATCTCGCCGCTGGCTTTGCTGGCGCAACGGGTGACGATCCCGCGCATCGACCTGACCGAACCGAACGCGCAATTGCAGCGCCTGGCCGACGGCCGCGCCAACTGGACCTTCACGTTCGATCCCAAGGACCCGAATGCCGAGCCCTCGAACTGGGTGGTCGACATCGGCGCCATCGGCTTCGACAAGGGCCACGTCACCCTGGATGACCAGACCCTCAAGACCAATCTCGACCTGCTGATCGATCCGTTGGGCAAGCCGATTCCGTTCAGCGACATCGTCGGCGACAAAGCAGCGAAAACCGCACAGGACAAGGGCGGTGCACCGCAGGATTACGCCTTCGGCCTGAAAGTCGCCGGCCAGTATCACGGCCAGAAACTCGCCGGTCAGGGCAAGATCGGCGGCCTGCTGGCCCTGCAGGATGCGAGCAAACCGTTCCCCTTGCAGGCCCAGGCGAAAATCGGCGATACCAGCGTCGAACTCGCCGGCACTCTGACCGATCCGCTCAATCTCGGCGCGCTTGATCTGCGCCTGAAACTGGCGGGCGCCAGCCTCGGCAATCTGTATCCGCTGACCGGCGTGACCCTGCCGGACACGCCGCCTTATGCCACCGACGGCCACTTGATTGCCAAGCTGCATGAGCCGGGCGGCGCACAGTTCCGCTATGAACAGTTCAACGGCAAGATCGGCAGCAGCGACATCCATGGCGATCTGGCTTACGTCGCCAGCCAGCCACGGCCCAAACTGAGTGGCGCGCTGCTGTCCAATCAGTTGCTGTTTGCCGACCTCGCGCCGCTGATCGGTGCCGACTCCAATGCCAAGCAGAAGGCCCGTGGTGGCGAGAGCAAGCAGCCGGCGGACAAGGTATTGCCGGTGGAAGAGTTCAAGACCGAGCGCTGGCGCGACATGGACGCCGACGTCGAATTCACCGGCAAACGCATCGTCCACAGCGAGGAGTTGCCGTTCACCGACCTCTATACCCACCTCAAACTCAACGACGGCGAACTGAGTCTGGAGCCGCTGCGCTTCGGCGTGGCCGGCGGCAACCTCGACGCGCAGATTCGCCTCAACGGTCGCACCGAACCGCTGGAAGGCCGGGCCAGACTGACCGCGCGCAGGTTCAAGCTCAAACAGCTGTTCCCGACCTTCGAACCGATGAAGACCAGTTTCGGCGAGCTCAACGGCGATGCCGATATCGCCGGTCGCGGCAACTCGGTGGCCAAACTGCTGGGCGGTGCCAACGGCAACCTGAAGATGCTGATCAACGATGGCGCCATCAGTCGCGAGTTGATGGAACTGGCAGGCCTCAACGTCGGCAACTACGTGGTCGGCAAGATCTTTGGCGACAAGGAAGTGAAGATCAACTGCGCGGCGGCGGACTTCGACATCAAGACCGGCCTGGCGAGTACGCGACTGTTCGTGTTCGATACCGAGAACGCAATCATCTACATCGACGGCACGGCGAACATGGCCACCGAGCAACTGGATCTGACGGTGACGCCGGAATCGAAGGGCTGGCGTCTGATTTCCCTGCGTTCGCCGCTCTACGTGCGCGGCAAGTTCATCAAGCCGGATGCCGGGGTCAAAGCAGTGCCGCTGATGTTGCGCGGGGCAGGGATGGTGGCGCTGGGTGTGATCGCTGCGCCGGCGGCGGGGTTGCTGGCGCTGGTGGCGCCGAGCGGTGGCGAGCCGAACCAGTGCGCTCCGTTGCTGGAGCAGATGAAGGCGGGCAAGGCGCCAGCGACTGTCAAACCTACCAAATGA
- a CDS encoding PsiF family protein, producing MKMLRVPLLMIGLLLCSQGFAATAQQNKMTTCNADATAKSLKGDERKAFMSTCLKAAPAANDAKALTPQQEKMKTCNADAKTKALTGDARKTFMSDCLKKK from the coding sequence ATGAAGATGCTGCGTGTCCCTTTGTTGATGATCGGTCTGCTGCTGTGCTCCCAGGGGTTCGCCGCCACGGCGCAACAGAACAAAATGACCACCTGCAACGCCGACGCCACGGCCAAGAGCCTCAAGGGCGACGAGCGCAAGGCCTTCATGAGCACCTGCCTCAAGGCAGCCCCGGCGGCCAACGACGCCAAGGCGCTGACCCCGCAGCAGGAAAAGATGAAAACCTGTAATGCCGATGCCAAGACCAAGGCGCTGACCGGTGATGCGCGCAAGACGTTCATGAGTGATTGCCTGAAGAAAAAATAA
- a CDS encoding LysR substrate-binding domain-containing protein: protein MFAALPLTALRAFESASRLLSFKAAAEELAVTPTAISHQIRSLEDWLGVALFERLPRQVRLTEGGERLFRSLHGAFLEVAQSVDTLRPQRSGSSLTLSTTAAFAALWLVPRLGRFYAKHPNINVRLDTHCEVIDLHQDASVDLVLRYSLDDYPNLYGLCLFDESFGVYGSPEQVALAARRTPALISVRWHNSKLYAHGWEAWCAQSGENWLNQHPAVREYDEEHYALQAAIAGQGLVLASNILVSESVASGLLVPYKGEVQVDGAGYSALCVPGRERHPPVKAFFAWLREEAQLSGHVPR from the coding sequence ATGTTTGCTGCCTTGCCCCTGACCGCACTGCGCGCGTTTGAATCCGCCTCACGCCTGTTGAGTTTCAAGGCGGCCGCCGAAGAACTGGCGGTGACGCCCACGGCGATTTCCCATCAGATCCGCTCGCTGGAGGACTGGCTCGGCGTGGCGCTGTTCGAACGCCTGCCGCGTCAAGTGCGCCTGACCGAGGGCGGCGAGCGGCTGTTTCGTAGCCTGCACGGCGCATTTCTGGAAGTGGCGCAAAGCGTCGACACCCTGCGTCCGCAACGCAGCGGCAGCAGCCTGACGCTGTCGACCACCGCCGCGTTCGCCGCGCTGTGGCTGGTGCCGCGACTGGGGCGGTTTTACGCGAAGCACCCGAACATCAATGTACGGCTGGATACGCATTGCGAAGTGATCGACCTGCATCAGGACGCCAGCGTCGATCTGGTGCTGCGCTACAGCCTCGACGATTACCCGAACCTCTACGGGCTGTGCCTGTTCGATGAATCGTTCGGCGTATACGGCTCGCCGGAACAAGTGGCGCTGGCCGCCCGTCGCACCCCGGCGCTGATCAGCGTGCGCTGGCATAACTCGAAACTGTACGCCCACGGCTGGGAGGCGTGGTGCGCGCAGTCGGGCGAGAACTGGTTGAATCAGCACCCCGCCGTCCGCGAATACGACGAAGAGCATTACGCGCTGCAAGCGGCCATTGCCGGACAGGGGCTGGTGCTGGCGAGCAATATTCTGGTGTCGGAGAGCGTCGCCAGCGGTCTGCTGGTGCCGTACAAGGGCGAGGTGCAGGTCGACGGCGCCGGTTACAGCGCGCTTTGCGTACCGGGCCGCGAGCGGCATCCACCGGTGAAGGCGTTCTTCGCCTGGCTGCGCGAAGAGGCGCAGCTTTCCGGGCATGTCCCTCGCTGA
- a CDS encoding AraC family transcriptional regulator produces the protein MNSKHIDLLDFSELPSAVYFRYADFNAHEYAAPHRHPWGTLEYAAHGVLHMDVDGSRFMSPPQYAVWVPPQVEHSFYSHQPVNYRAVCLAPDVCSDLPAQACTLAISDILKAILKDFAARDVKIPAFEADQRLAQVLVDQLRQAPVHQCYLPYASSPGLLTILETLQAEPGNNEPLAHWAAQVHVSERTLARQFVRELGISFGEWRQRLRYLAAIEALESARSVQEIAFDLGYSSGSAFIAMFARQAGCTPEQYRRSHLEGRKV, from the coding sequence ATGAACAGTAAACACATCGATCTGCTGGATTTCAGCGAACTGCCGTCGGCGGTGTATTTCCGCTATGCCGATTTCAACGCCCACGAATACGCCGCGCCGCACCGCCATCCGTGGGGCACGCTGGAGTACGCGGCCCACGGCGTGCTGCACATGGATGTCGACGGCAGCCGCTTCATGTCGCCGCCGCAATACGCGGTGTGGGTGCCGCCGCAGGTCGAGCACAGTTTCTACAGCCATCAGCCGGTCAACTATCGGGCGGTGTGCCTGGCGCCGGATGTCTGTTCCGACTTGCCGGCGCAGGCCTGCACCCTGGCGATCAGCGACATTCTCAAGGCGATCCTCAAGGACTTTGCCGCCCGCGATGTGAAGATCCCCGCGTTCGAAGCTGACCAGCGTCTGGCCCAGGTGTTGGTGGATCAACTGCGCCAGGCGCCAGTTCATCAGTGCTATTTGCCCTACGCCAGCAGCCCCGGTTTGCTGACCATTCTCGAAACCCTGCAGGCCGAGCCCGGCAATAACGAGCCGCTGGCGCACTGGGCGGCGCAGGTGCATGTCAGCGAGCGCACCCTGGCCCGGCAGTTCGTGCGGGAGCTGGGGATAAGTTTCGGCGAGTGGCGTCAGCGGCTGCGTTATCTCGCGGCGATCGAGGCGCTGGAGTCGGCGCGCAGCGTGCAGGAAATCGCCTTCGATCTCGGCTACAGCAGCGGCTCGGCCTTCATCGCCATGTTTGCGCGCCAGGCCGGATGTACCCCGGAGCAATACCGGCGCAGTCATCTTGAGGGCAGGAAGGTGTAA
- a CDS encoding ferritin-like domain-containing protein translates to MSDLHLSDVQTLRERARQHVENGAVTESYSANREEVLRLLNESLATELVCVLRYKRHYFMANGLKANVAADEFLEHATQEAEHADRLAERIVQLGGEPEFNPDLLSKMSHAQYVAGNTLKEMVYEDLVAERIAIDSYREIIQYIGEKDPTTRRIFEDILAQEEEHADDMADILKDL, encoded by the coding sequence ATGAGTGACCTGCATTTGTCTGATGTTCAAACCCTGCGCGAGCGCGCACGCCAGCACGTGGAAAATGGCGCGGTGACCGAAAGCTACAGTGCCAACCGCGAAGAAGTGCTGCGCCTGCTAAACGAATCGCTGGCCACTGAACTGGTCTGCGTCCTGCGCTACAAGCGCCACTACTTCATGGCCAACGGCCTGAAAGCCAACGTCGCCGCTGACGAGTTCCTCGAGCACGCCACGCAGGAAGCCGAACACGCCGACCGTCTGGCCGAGCGTATCGTGCAACTGGGCGGCGAGCCCGAGTTCAACCCCGACCTGCTGTCGAAGATGTCCCACGCGCAATACGTGGCCGGCAACACCTTGAAGGAAATGGTCTACGAAGATCTGGTGGCCGAGCGGATCGCCATCGACAGCTACCGCGAGATCATCCAGTACATTGGCGAAAAGGATCCGACTACGCGCCGGATCTTCGAAGACATCCTGGCTCAGGAAGAAGAGCATGCGGATGACATGGCGGACATCCTGAAAGACCTCTGA